The sequence GTGTTGTTGCGCCAGAGCCGTACCGGTCCGCGGCCGCAGGCCAGGCGGATGCGCTGCTGGATCTCGTGTTCGCTGGGGGAGGAGGCCATGCCTCCTGTTGCCGGGCAGGCCAGCGGCCTGCGGTAGGTATTGGCAGTTCCGCCAATATGAGGGCAGTATTGGCTGAACTGGTCTCGCGGCTGATACCTCGATCGATGGCACTGCCGAACCTCTGGGGGCTCTACAACCTGCGCTCCTCCCCCTACTTCCAGGCCACCCTGCGCTCGGATACCGAGGCCACTCCCCTCAATCTCTTCGTGGGCCGAGAGCGAGAACGGCAACTGCTGCTCACCACCATCGGTAGCAGCCGCAGCTCGAGGCAGGCTGTTGCCGGCAGGCCCGGAATCGGTAAGACCACCCTGGTGCAGGCGGTGAAGGCCGACGCCCGAGAGGCGGGGTACTGGACCTCCTCCGAGATCATTTCCTTGGGCAGTGAAGGCGGCTCAGAAGACCTGCTGGGCCGGCTGCTCAATGGCGCCTATGACGCCGTGCTGGCCAGTTTCCCCGCCGCTTCCGGACCAGCGATTGAAGCCGCGCAGCAGCTGGTGCGCAGCTTTCGCCTGCGCGGCGGCGGCTTTTCGGCATCAGCGTTTGGATTTGGGGCTGGCGGCACCCAAACCGAAGGCGTATCGACACCACCGAGTGCGCTCGTCCTTGATGGCCCACGGGTGCTGCGGGACCTGCTGGTCTACGCACAGGCGCAGGGGGCCCAGGGTCTGGTGCTGCACCTGAACAACCTTGAGAATCTCAGCGAGGCTGATGCCGACCGTGCCGCCGATCTGCTGCGCAGCGTCCGCGATCAGGCCCTGTTGCTGGATGGCCTGCACTTGATCGTGGTGGGCACGACCGACGCGGTGCGGACGGTGGTGCAAACCCACACCCAGATCCGTTCGGTGTTTAGCGATCCGCAGGTGCTCCAGCCTCTGGCGCTGGAGGCCGTGCAGCTGCTGCTGACCAACCGCTACGCCGCTCTGCAGTTGAGCCCGGGGCAGCCCTGGCGCGCACCGGTGGATGAGGCCGTGGTGGAGCGGCT is a genomic window of Cyanobium sp. Tous-M-B4 containing:
- a CDS encoding ATP-binding protein is translated as MALPNLWGLYNLRSSPYFQATLRSDTEATPLNLFVGRERERQLLLTTIGSSRSSRQAVAGRPGIGKTTLVQAVKADAREAGYWTSSEIISLGSEGGSEDLLGRLLNGAYDAVLASFPAASGPAIEAAQQLVRSFRLRGGGFSASAFGFGAGGTQTEGVSTPPSALVLDGPRVLRDLLVYAQAQGAQGLVLHLNNLENLSEADADRAADLLRSVRDQALLLDGLHLIVVGTTDAVRTVVQTHTQIRSVFSDPQVLQPLALEAVQLLLTNRYAALQLSPGQPWRAPVDEAVVERLYQLFRGDLRGMLKALEDGMTALLGLTSAATSDGAAPVGMDDLLLVLRQRNQQELNDQLGPTAWERLRAWGNRDPEAIEIQTGLKTLWGVSQSAVSQTLQQLTTAAAVEALPRKGRDPIQYMLTGTARLAF